Below is a window of Polyangiaceae bacterium DNA.
TCAGTAGATGCTCCGAGGACGCACAACCTCGCATGGGGACCTCCGCTGCGCGTACAGGGGGCCAGTTGGGGCATGGGTGCTTGTCCTCGAAGTTTTTGGGAGCCGCCGGCGAGCATTCGCTCCATCTGCACCGAGAGCGCGAGTGGCGAGCAGCTACTTCGCGTCTGTCGTGCAGTGCTTGGCCGGGTCGTACTCCTCCTTTTTCTTCCAGATCGCCAGGGTGGCCGAAGCGATGCGACGTGCAATCGTCAGGCGGGCGAGCGGTGGCTTGGAGTTCTGCAGCAGCCGGTCGTAGTCGCGGCGCAGCGGGTGATCGGTCTGGGCGATGACGCTGAGCGCCGCGCCTTTGAATATGGCCTTCAGCAGGGGATTGCGGTTGCGGTTGAGGCCGCGGGTGTGGGCGACCTGACGGCGCACCCAGCGCTGGCTCCGCTCGTCGCGCTCGTAGTCCGACGAGCTGCGCGTGACGATGCCGAGGCCGCAGTACCCGAAGAAGTCGCGCTTCGTGGAAAAGCGGAACGGCGTGACGACGATCGCGACGATGTACGCTGCGCGCACCGGGCCGATACCTGGCAGCGTCGTCAGCCGGCGCACCTCCGCATGCTCCCGTGCTTGCTCGAGCAGCCATATCTCCGCCTGTTCGCGGACTTCGCACAGACCGTCGAGCTCGGTCGACAGCAGCTGAGCCATGCGCGCTCGGGCCGGCGGCAGCTTCGGCAGCCACTGATCTCGGGTATCCGGGTCGTAGATCTCGTTGCCCATGCCGTGGATGCCCCGAGAGCGATACAGCGCATTGAGCCTGAGCTTCGTGCGGACCACGTCGGCAGTAGTGACCCGATGAGCTCGCACCGCCTCGCGCAGCTGCGTGAAGCGGCCGCGCGCCTTGAAAACGACGTTCTCGAGGTCGCCCTTGCGGAGCTTCGAGGCGAGATTCCAGGCATCGATGGAGTCGTTCTTCGCTCCGGCATGCTTGTCGGGCTGGACCACCACGAGCTCCGCCACGTGCGGCTCCAGGACCTCGCAGAGCCATTCGCTGAGGGTGCCCTCCTCCATGCACAGGCGACGCTGTCCGGGAATGGTGCGAACGAAGTCGATCAGCACTTTCGCGTTCGTCTCGAGCGTTTGCTCGCGTAACTGACGGCCTGCCGAGCCCATCACCGCGAACGTGCAAGTTTGCGAATGCGCGTCGAGTCCTATATAGCGATCCATCGGTGTCCTCCTTGGTGGCTGTTTCGGTTTGCACTTGAGGCAGTACCACCACCGGAGGACGCCGGTCGCAGAGCACGCGTTCCAGGCGATGGGCGCTCAGCCACACAGTCAGCGCGAGCACTCTGAGAACAGCTGAACCGAGCGTTCCAACCGCCACCCCCGTCTTATGCCTCGCCGGTGCTCCTCGCGCTTCGCGCTCGTGCGCGCCGGCGGTCTTCCCCAAATTCGGGCTTCGCCCGAATGGGGAAGACGGAACGTCCCGAGCTCGCCGCGTCTTCGCTCGCCGACACGCGCGGTGTTCCTGGTCTGGCATGTCGTTGCGCTAAAGGTTCAAGTCCCTGATGACCACAAGGCCCGGTCTGGGGCTCAGTGCTTGCCGCCGCCGGCCGGCGCCCCCCTCCACTCGAGCACCGTCACGCGCAGCGCCGGATTTCGGGTGACGATCACGCCTTGCCCGGAGACGAAGAACGCCGCCACGGGCGCGTCGTACTCGAGCGCGGTGGTGCCGTCGGCCGACCACCGCCAGACGCCGCGGCGGAAGATCACGACCGGGTCCTCGCGCTGGGCATCCAACCGTGCGGCGAGCTCGCCAGTCGGCAAGAGGACGCGGCCCGAGGTCGGATCGACGGCTGGGATCCCCTTGGGTCGACGGACGATGGGCAGGCCGCGCTCGAGGCGCGAGCCGTAGCTCTCGATGACGTCCTCGCGGAGAACCAGCACGCCTCCGGGGCGAGGCGCGAGCAGCCCGTCTCCGTAGTGTGGCCCCGGGTGCCCGCCGGGACCGCTCCGGGTGCTCGCGGCTCCGGGTAGCTTCGTCGACGCCACGACCTGCCTCGAGTCGCGACTGAACCCGCGGAGCACGTAGCTCTGCTCGCCTCGCGAGAGTGACCAGACGGTGTCGTCCTGAAGCAGGACCTGCGCGCTCGGGACCCACTCGTCCACGAGGGGCTCGCGGATCCGGTGCGAGCCCACCACGGTGCCGGTCGGTAGCTCGAGCACCTGGATCTCACCCCCCTTGCGGTCCGGAAGCTGGGTGGCGACGGCAGCGAATCCGCCGTCCGCGGTCGCCGCCGTCCCCGAGCCTTCGACCCGGAGGGTGCGCTGCACGACCAACTCCGTGTCGAGGAAGTAGACGGGCTCGCCGGAGTCGCGATCGGAGTCGGGTTCGTTGACCACGACGACCGCACCGCGGTCACTCGCGACGGCGCGCACGAAGCTGCCCGACGTGGGCACCTGGACGTCACGCACCACCTTCAACGTCGCCAGGTCGATCTCGTACAGTCGCGCTTGCCCGCTTGCCGCCCTCCCGGCGATCAGCACGCTCCCCCGAGGCCGCGTGGCCGATGGTGAGCGAAACGGTGCAGCGCTCCAGGTGTGCGTCACGTCCTCGAAGACTCTGCTGTTCAGTGTCGGGCGCTCGCTCCCCGGCGCGAGCACCGGTGCCGTCGGGTCCGTGGCCGACGGGACGACCGAACGCGGCGCAGCGCTGGACTGCAGCGCAGACGGACACGCTCCATCGGCGTTCGTGATGCCGGGACCCGACGGACGGCAGGCCAGCGTGGTCGCTGCGGCGAGCGCGAGCCAGGTGAAGTGCCCTGCGCTGCGCATCACTGCTCCCTCCGCGGGCGAAAGACGCCGTCGACGTCGTGATCGTAAGGGCGTGAGGACGTTCGAAACTGCCCGAAGCGATCCCAGTACCCCCATTCGCCGCTCTTCTCGTTGTGCAGCCACGCCGTGCGTTGCGACCCACCAAGCGTGGGGTCTCCACCTCCGCCCCAGGACGAATCGACGGTGAGCACCCTCACCGCGGGCTGGGCCCCACCCGAGCTGCCTCTCGTGACGAACCGATCGGGTACCTGCTTTCCGAGCACCGTCATCTCGCCAGTGGGCGGCAGGCGTCTGAGCTCGTTCGATC
It encodes the following:
- a CDS encoding transposase; this translates as MDRYIGLDAHSQTCTFAVMGSAGRQLREQTLETNAKVLIDFVRTIPGQRRLCMEEGTLSEWLCEVLEPHVAELVVVQPDKHAGAKNDSIDAWNLASKLRKGDLENVVFKARGRFTQLREAVRAHRVTTADVVRTKLRLNALYRSRGIHGMGNEIYDPDTRDQWLPKLPPARARMAQLLSTELDGLCEVREQAEIWLLEQAREHAEVRRLTTLPGIGPVRAAYIVAIVVTPFRFSTKRDFFGYCGLGIVTRSSSDYERDERSQRWVRRQVAHTRGLNRNRNPLLKAIFKGAALSVIAQTDHPLRRDYDRLLQNSKPPLARLTIARRIASATLAIWKKKEEYDPAKHCTTDAK